One Ahaetulla prasina isolate Xishuangbanna chromosome 1, ASM2864084v1, whole genome shotgun sequence DNA window includes the following coding sequences:
- the ZC3H13 gene encoding zinc finger CCCH domain-containing protein 13 isoform X1: MFPIKRLLYITLHCTMNGNEFCMIIAQIRLKVADYQDIWYKMSKIRRKVTVENTKTISDSTSRRPSVFERLGPSTGSSAETQCRNWLKTGNCLYGNTCRFVHGPSPRGKGFSSSYRRSPERPTGDLRERMKNKRQDIESESQKHNTEEQPSPVRVGCICLQDFYNSIRSREKESTRGRHRGKEDIKITKERTPESEEENPDWETNRDDSDNGDVNYDYDHELSLEMKRQKIQRELMKLEEENMDKREEIVIKKEISPEAVRSKLSSSPSPRKSSKSPKLRTSPKTSSTATKREKKVSAVSSPLMEQQRNSKNNHNKKKGPRTPSPPPPVQEDSTQGKKHKEKYKAKERVEEKPKEIKERGRDFERHNKEKKEKQRDHSESSHRQRRSPSPEDHSGSNSSSREYSPATRRRQTSWAPTKSSSHKHSFSPSRRSASPPTQHHSPVSSMHHSSSSQSGSSIQRRSPSPRHKRTPSPSYKRTTSPPVGRSSSPYPHRASPSPQQKQSSSRHRSPVRERSRHDHERISQSHDRRHERRDETRGKRGRERDNRDERDYDQEQSTLRDHRDDRESRDGRDRRETRDNRERRDPRESRDSRDARDFSRDNKESRDQRDLRSTRDSHDYRDRECREHKKEEQYLEESRSYARAHGREDNSRAESRTDSRSETRNESRTSGRSRGRGPELTDKVGNRGTRGSQVDSHNSSSSYHDNWESRSNYPDRDRYESREHARDSSFERRHGERDKRDNRERDQRQSSPIRHQGRNDDIDRDERLEERRVDRNEDRRDERPREREREREREREAERDRARERERERERDKDRERERDREHDRERDRERERERERERERERERERERERGRERDKERERQREWDDKERGREERRDKREDVREERTTRDSREERKSKKRHRNESSPSPRKSPKRRREHSPDSDAYNSGEDQNEKRRLLSQVVRPQESRSLSPSRLSEEKQSRWKESERKPERKESLRHYEESDYKERGTSGDKQREQREGNESTRTRIQDNVSKRDSEEHEAVDHMHEDKKKAKIQKKTAKKKKEDDGGGLERYISELPVEKTPVFSPKKGQKKKNAEKKRKRSKGDSEASEEDSGPHQKKKKGPRTPPVTMKEEVVAAAPEKTAVVEVVPKREDTTFSDWSDEDVPERGETVLERTSEEPHRTSHRTRGETMEVSHGVEETPHLRPAEQKRSSSLCSNRSRTSSRLRSPSNDSAHRSGDDQAAVKKILHSSSSDRDQRCLEIAGERKSRIDQLKRGVASRSTSSDRQDSRSHSSRRSSPESDRQGHSRSGSFDSRERVQDRDRHEHDRERERERRDGRQRDWDREAAKSEWLRSRDRDRIRERDRQREKRRDLDREKERPLSETLERERGVSTSSQAEISKHSETKASKDHQAFEATSLDSSSQEKERQDKDLSSLQGFEDGIEAEKVENVEGGDDETKIDDMQSMESGAGEYEPISDDELDEILAGDAEKRDDQQDEEKMPDPVDVIDVDWSSLMPKRPKEPREPGAALLKFTPAAVMLRVGISKQLAGPQLFTKIKETCQRSLEKPKDAESLFEHEFGALNMAALLRKEERAGLLCNLGPCCKALCFRRDSAIRKQLVKNEKGTTKQTYTNPPVVDNELLRLSLRLFKRKTVQQGSGPDKTEDTKLSQPYVPEMCLS; encoded by the exons AGAATAAGCGGCAAGACATTGAAAGTGAATCCCagaaacataatacagaagaacaGCCTTCTCCTGTTAGGGTAGGATGCATATGTCTCCAGGATTTCTACAATAGTATAAGAAGCAGAGAG AAAGAGTCTACAAGAGGGAGGCACAGGGGAAAGGAAGATATTAAAATTACTAAAGAAAGGACTCcagaaagtgaagaagaaaatCCTGACTGGGAAACAAATAGAGACG ATTCTGATAACGGAGATGTTAATTATGATTACGACCATGAATTGTCTTTGGAAATGAAGCGCCAGAAGATCCAGAGAGAGTTAATGAAGCTTGAAGAAGAAAACATGgataaaagagaagaaatagtaattaaaaaagaG ATTTCTCCAGAGGCAGTTAGATCAAAATTATCATCCTCACCTTCACCAAGAAAATCAAGTAAATCTCCAAAATTAAGGACAAGCCCTAAAACGTCCTCCACTGCCACTAAGAGGGAGAAGAAGGTTTCAGCGGTATCTTCCCCACTCATGGAGCAACAGAG AAATTCAAAAAATAACCACAATAAAAAGAAAGGCCCTCGCACGCCTAGCCCACCACCTCCAGTACAAGAAGACTCTACCCAAGGGAAAAAACATAAGGAAAAATATAAAGCTAAAGAGAGGGTAGAAGAAAAGCCAAAGGAGATTAAGGAAAGGGGACGTGATTTTGAGagacataataaagaaaaaaaagagaagcaaag GGATCACTCAGAAAGTTCCCACAGACAGAGACGTTCACCTAGTCCAGAAGACCATTCTGGTAGCAATTCTTCTTCACGAGAGTATTCTCCTGCCACAAGAAGAAGGCAGACATCTTGGGCGCCAACTAAATCCAGCAGCCATAAACATTCTTTTTCACCCTCCCGCag GTCTGCTTCACCACCAACACAGCATCATTCTCCTGTATCGTCGATGCATCATTCTTCTTCATCTCAGTCGGGTTCTTCTATTCAAAGACGTTCTCCATCACCACGTCACAAAAGAACCCCTTCCCCCTCTTACAAAAGGACAACTTCCCCACCCGTAGGTCGGTCTTCTTCTCCTTATCCTCACCGAGCATCGCCTTCTCCACAGCAAAAGCAGTCATCTTCCAGGCATCGTTCCCCAGTTAGAGAGAGAAGCCGGCATGATCACGAGCGGATTTCACAGTCACACGATCGTCGCCATGAAAGAAGAGATG aaacaagaggaaaaaggggaagagaaagagacaacAGGGATGAACGGGACTATGACCAAGAGCAAAGTACCCTCAGAGATCACAGAGATGATCGAGAATCCCGGGACGGACGAGATCGAAGGGAAACCAGAGATAACAGAGAACGCAGAGATCCAAGAGAATCTCGGGATTCACGTGATGCCAGGGATTTCAGTAGAGACAATAAAGAAAGCCGGGATCAGAGGGACTTACGTTCTACACGTGATTCACATGACTACAGGGACAGAGAGTGTCGAGAACATAAGAAAGAGGAGCAGTATTTGGAGGAATCGCGTAGCTATGCAAGAGCCCATGGCAGGGAAGATAATTCTCGTGCTGAGAGTCGGACAGATTCAAGaagtgaaacaagaaatgaatccaGAACATCTGGAAGAAGCAGAGGGAGAGGTCCTGAATTAACAGACAAGG TAGGCAATCGAGGAACAAGAGGCTCTCAAGTTGATAGTCATAATTCTAGTAGTAGCTACCATGACAACTGGGAATCACGGAGCAATTACCCTGACAGGGATCGCTATGAAAGCCGTGAACATGCAAGAGATTCTTCTTTTGAAAGAAGACACGGAGAAAGGGATAAGCGTGACAATAGAGAAAGAG ATCAGAGGCAAAGCTCACCCATACGACACCAGGGAAGAAATGATGATATTGATCGTGATGAAAGACTGGAAGAACGAAGAGTAGACAGGAATGAAGATAGGAGGGATGAAAGACCTAGGGagcgagaaagggagagggaaagagagagagaagcagaacGTGATCGGGCCCGTGAGCGAGaacgtgagagagaaagagataaggaCAGGGAACGGGAACGGGATAGAGAACATGACAGAGAACGGGACCGAGAACGGGAAAGGGAGCGGGAAAGAGaacgggaaagagaaagagaacgagaaagggaaagagagcggGGCCGGGAAAGAGACAAAGAACGGGAACGACAGAGAGAGTGGGATGACAAAGAGCGAGGAAGAGAAGAACGCAGGGACAAGAGAGAAGATGTTCGTGAAGAAAGGACCACAAGAGATAGTCGTGAAGAGAGGAAATCAAa AAAACGTCACAGAAATGAAAGTAGCCCCAGCCCTCGGAAATCTCCTAAACGCCGCCGTGAGCATTCACCTGATAGTGATGCCTACAATAGTGGAGAAGATCAGA atGAAAAACGACGTTTATTGAGTCAGGTTGTACGTCCTCAGGAATCACGTTCACTTAGTCCTTCACGCCTTTCAGAAGAGAAGCAGAGCCGTtggaaagagagcgagagaaagcCAGAGCGAAAGGAAAGCCTGAGACATTATGAAGAAAGCGATTACAAAGAACGGGGTACTTCTGGGGACAAACAGCGAGAGCAGCGAGAGGGAAATGAGAGTACAAGGACCAGAATCCAAGATAATGTAAGCAAACGGGATTCTGAAGAGCACGAGGCAGTAGATCACATGCACGAAGACAAGAAGAAAgctaaaatacagaaaaaaacagcaaagaagaagaaagaggacgaTGGTGGTGGGTTAGAGCGCTATATCAGTGAACTGCCAGTGGAGAAAACTCCAGTGTTTTCTCCCAAGAAaggtcagaaaaagaaaaatgctgaaaAGAAGCGCAAGAGATCCAAGGGAGATTCTGAGGCTTCTGAAGAAGACAGTGGCCCccatcagaagaagaaaaaaggcccCAGGACACCACCCGTAACCATGAAAGAAGAAGTGGTGGCAGCAGCACCTGAGAAAACTGCAGTAGTGGAAGTTGTTCCCAAGAGGGAGGACACAACGTTTAGTGACTGGTCAGATGAAGACGTTCCAGAGCGTGGGGAAACGGTTCTAGAAAGGACTTCTGAGGAGCCCCATAGAACTAGCCACCGTACACGAGGCGAAACCATGGAGGTTTCTCATGGGGTTGAAGAAACCCCTCACCTCCGCCCTGCAGAGCAGAAGCGTAGCAGCAGCCTCTGTAGCAACAGGAGCCGTACTTCAAGTAGACTCCGATCACCCTCTAATGATTCTGCACATCGCAGCGGAGATGACCAGGCGGCAGTTAAGAAGATCTTACACAGCAGTTCAAGCGACAGAGACCAGAGATGCCTTGAAATTGCAGGAGAGCGGAAGTCCAGAATCGATCAGCTGAAACGAGGGGTTGCCAGCCGTAGCACCTCTTCTG ATCGACAAGATTCAAGGAGTCACAGTTCAAGGCGAAGTTCTCCTGAATCTGATCGCCAAGGTCACTCCAGATCTGGGTCCTTTGACAGCAGAGAAAGAGTGCAGGACAGAGACCGACATGAGCATGATCGTGAACGGGAAAGAGAGAGACGAGACGGGAGGCAGAGAGATTGGGACCGAGAGGCAGCTAAATCAGAATGGTTGAGGAGCAGAGACCGGGACAGGATTCGGGAACGAGACAGACAGCGAGAAAAACGAAGAGATCTGGACCGTGAAAAAGAACGCCCGCTCtctgaaactctggaaagagagagaggtgtcAGCACTTCCTCTCAAGCAGAAATATCCAAGCACAGTGAGACAAAAGCAAGTAAAGATCATCAGGCTTTTGAGGCCACCTCTCTGGATTCTTCTTCCCAAGAGAAGGAAAGGCAGGATAAAGACCTAAGTTCTTTGCAAGGATTTGAAGATGGAATTGAAGCAGAGAAAGTGGAGAACGTAGAAG GTGGAGATgatgaaacaaaaatagatgaTATGCAGTCAATGGAATCCGGTGCTGGAGAATATGAGCCAATCAGTGATGATGAATTGGATGAAATTTTGGCAGGTGATGCTGAAAAAAGAGACGATCAGCAAGATGAGGAGAAGATGCCAG ATCCGGTGGATGTCATTGATGTAGATTGGTCTAGCCTGATGCCAAAACGGCCAAAAGAGCCCCGGGAGCCTGGAGCTGCTCTCTTAAAATTTACTCCAGCTGCTGTTATGTTAAGAGTTGGCATTTCTAAACAACTGGCTGGCCCTCAGCTCTTCACAAAGATAAAAGAAACTTGCCAGAGATCTTTGGAGAAACCTAAAG ATGCAGAGAGCCTTTTTGAGCATGAATTTGGGGCTTTGAATATGGCTGCCCTACTGCGAAAAGAAGAGCGAGCCGGACTGCTGTGCAACCTGGGTCCTTGCTGTAAAGCTCTTTGCTTTCGGAGGGATTCTGCAATCCGCAAGCAGCTTGTGAAAAATGAAAAG GGTACAACAAAACAAACCTACACAAATCCTCCAGTGGTGGACAATGAGTTGCTACGGCTAAGCCTTCGATTGTTTAAACGCAAGACTGTGCAGCAAGGGTCTGGACCAGATAAGACAGAAGACActaaactttcacaaccatatgtTCCAGAAATGTGCCTGTCCTGA
- the ZC3H13 gene encoding zinc finger CCCH domain-containing protein 13 isoform X6: protein MFPIKRLLYITLHCTMNGNEFCMIIAQIRLKVADYQDIWYKMSKIRRKVTVENTKTISDSTSRRPSVFERLGPSTGSSAETQCRNWLKTGNCLYGNTCRFVHGPSPRGKGFSSSYRRSPERPTGDLRERMKNKRQDIESESQKHNTEEQPSPVRVGCICLQDFYNSIRSREKESTRGRHRGKEDIKITKERTPESEEENPDWETNRDDSDNGDVNYDYDHELSLEMKRQKIQRELMKLEEENMDKREEIVIKKEISPEAVRSKLSSSPSPRKSSKSPKLRTSPKTSSTATKREKKVSAVSSPLMEQQRDHSESSHRQRRSPSPEDHSGSNSSSREYSPATRRRQTSWAPTKSSSHKHSFSPSRRSASPPTQHHSPVSSMHHSSSSQSGSSIQRRSPSPRHKRTPSPSYKRTTSPPVGRSSSPYPHRASPSPQQKQSSSRHRSPVRERSRHDHERISQSHDRRHERRDETRGKRGRERDNRDERDYDQEQSTLRDHRDDRESRDGRDRRETRDNRERRDPRESRDSRDARDFSRDNKESRDQRDLRSTRDSHDYRDRECREHKKEEQYLEESRSYARAHGREDNSRAESRTDSRSETRNESRTSGRSRGRGPELTDKVGNRGTRGSQVDSHNSSSSYHDNWESRSNYPDRDRYESREHARDSSFERRHGERDKRDNRERDQRQSSPIRHQGRNDDIDRDERLEERRVDRNEDRRDERPREREREREREREAERDRARERERERERDKDRERERDREHDRERDRERERERERERERERERERERERGRERDKERERQREWDDKERGREERRDKREDVREERTTRDSREERKSKKRHRNESSPSPRKSPKRRREHSPDSDAYNSGEDQNEKRRLLSQVVRPQESRSLSPSRLSEEKQSRWKESERKPERKESLRHYEESDYKERGTSGDKQREQREGNESTRTRIQDNVSKRDSEEHEAVDHMHEDKKKAKIQKKTAKKKKEDDGGGLERYISELPVEKTPVFSPKKGQKKKNAEKKRKRSKGDSEASEEDSGPHQKKKKGPRTPPVTMKEEVVAAAPEKTAVVEVVPKREDTTFSDWSDEDVPERGETVLERTSEEPHRTSHRTRGETMEVSHGVEETPHLRPAEQKRSSSLCSNRSRTSSRLRSPSNDSAHRSGDDQAAVKKILHSSSSDRDQRCLEIAGERKSRIDQLKRGVASRSTSSDRQDSRSHSSRRSSPESDRQGHSRSGSFDSRERVQDRDRHEHDRERERERRDGRQRDWDREAAKSEWLRSRDRDRIRERDRQREKRRDLDREKERPLSETLERERGVSTSSQAEISKHSETKASKDHQAFEATSLDSSSQEKERQDKDLSSLQGFEDGIEAEKVENVEGGDDETKIDDMQSMESGAGEYEPISDDELDEILAGDAEKRDDQQDEEKMPDPVDVIDVDWSSLMPKRPKEPREPGAALLKFTPAAVMLRVGISKQLAGPQLFTKIKETCQRSLEKPKDAESLFEHEFGALNMAALLRKEERAGLLCNLGPCCKALCFRRDSAIRKQLVKNEKGTTKQTYTNPPVVDNELLRLSLRLFKRKTVQQGSGPDKTEDTKLSQPYVPEMCLS, encoded by the exons AGAATAAGCGGCAAGACATTGAAAGTGAATCCCagaaacataatacagaagaacaGCCTTCTCCTGTTAGGGTAGGATGCATATGTCTCCAGGATTTCTACAATAGTATAAGAAGCAGAGAG AAAGAGTCTACAAGAGGGAGGCACAGGGGAAAGGAAGATATTAAAATTACTAAAGAAAGGACTCcagaaagtgaagaagaaaatCCTGACTGGGAAACAAATAGAGACG ATTCTGATAACGGAGATGTTAATTATGATTACGACCATGAATTGTCTTTGGAAATGAAGCGCCAGAAGATCCAGAGAGAGTTAATGAAGCTTGAAGAAGAAAACATGgataaaagagaagaaatagtaattaaaaaagaG ATTTCTCCAGAGGCAGTTAGATCAAAATTATCATCCTCACCTTCACCAAGAAAATCAAGTAAATCTCCAAAATTAAGGACAAGCCCTAAAACGTCCTCCACTGCCACTAAGAGGGAGAAGAAGGTTTCAGCGGTATCTTCCCCACTCATGGAGCAACAGAG GGATCACTCAGAAAGTTCCCACAGACAGAGACGTTCACCTAGTCCAGAAGACCATTCTGGTAGCAATTCTTCTTCACGAGAGTATTCTCCTGCCACAAGAAGAAGGCAGACATCTTGGGCGCCAACTAAATCCAGCAGCCATAAACATTCTTTTTCACCCTCCCGCag GTCTGCTTCACCACCAACACAGCATCATTCTCCTGTATCGTCGATGCATCATTCTTCTTCATCTCAGTCGGGTTCTTCTATTCAAAGACGTTCTCCATCACCACGTCACAAAAGAACCCCTTCCCCCTCTTACAAAAGGACAACTTCCCCACCCGTAGGTCGGTCTTCTTCTCCTTATCCTCACCGAGCATCGCCTTCTCCACAGCAAAAGCAGTCATCTTCCAGGCATCGTTCCCCAGTTAGAGAGAGAAGCCGGCATGATCACGAGCGGATTTCACAGTCACACGATCGTCGCCATGAAAGAAGAGATG aaacaagaggaaaaaggggaagagaaagagacaacAGGGATGAACGGGACTATGACCAAGAGCAAAGTACCCTCAGAGATCACAGAGATGATCGAGAATCCCGGGACGGACGAGATCGAAGGGAAACCAGAGATAACAGAGAACGCAGAGATCCAAGAGAATCTCGGGATTCACGTGATGCCAGGGATTTCAGTAGAGACAATAAAGAAAGCCGGGATCAGAGGGACTTACGTTCTACACGTGATTCACATGACTACAGGGACAGAGAGTGTCGAGAACATAAGAAAGAGGAGCAGTATTTGGAGGAATCGCGTAGCTATGCAAGAGCCCATGGCAGGGAAGATAATTCTCGTGCTGAGAGTCGGACAGATTCAAGaagtgaaacaagaaatgaatccaGAACATCTGGAAGAAGCAGAGGGAGAGGTCCTGAATTAACAGACAAGG TAGGCAATCGAGGAACAAGAGGCTCTCAAGTTGATAGTCATAATTCTAGTAGTAGCTACCATGACAACTGGGAATCACGGAGCAATTACCCTGACAGGGATCGCTATGAAAGCCGTGAACATGCAAGAGATTCTTCTTTTGAAAGAAGACACGGAGAAAGGGATAAGCGTGACAATAGAGAAAGAG ATCAGAGGCAAAGCTCACCCATACGACACCAGGGAAGAAATGATGATATTGATCGTGATGAAAGACTGGAAGAACGAAGAGTAGACAGGAATGAAGATAGGAGGGATGAAAGACCTAGGGagcgagaaagggagagggaaagagagagagaagcagaacGTGATCGGGCCCGTGAGCGAGaacgtgagagagaaagagataaggaCAGGGAACGGGAACGGGATAGAGAACATGACAGAGAACGGGACCGAGAACGGGAAAGGGAGCGGGAAAGAGaacgggaaagagaaagagaacgagaaagggaaagagagcggGGCCGGGAAAGAGACAAAGAACGGGAACGACAGAGAGAGTGGGATGACAAAGAGCGAGGAAGAGAAGAACGCAGGGACAAGAGAGAAGATGTTCGTGAAGAAAGGACCACAAGAGATAGTCGTGAAGAGAGGAAATCAAa AAAACGTCACAGAAATGAAAGTAGCCCCAGCCCTCGGAAATCTCCTAAACGCCGCCGTGAGCATTCACCTGATAGTGATGCCTACAATAGTGGAGAAGATCAGA atGAAAAACGACGTTTATTGAGTCAGGTTGTACGTCCTCAGGAATCACGTTCACTTAGTCCTTCACGCCTTTCAGAAGAGAAGCAGAGCCGTtggaaagagagcgagagaaagcCAGAGCGAAAGGAAAGCCTGAGACATTATGAAGAAAGCGATTACAAAGAACGGGGTACTTCTGGGGACAAACAGCGAGAGCAGCGAGAGGGAAATGAGAGTACAAGGACCAGAATCCAAGATAATGTAAGCAAACGGGATTCTGAAGAGCACGAGGCAGTAGATCACATGCACGAAGACAAGAAGAAAgctaaaatacagaaaaaaacagcaaagaagaagaaagaggacgaTGGTGGTGGGTTAGAGCGCTATATCAGTGAACTGCCAGTGGAGAAAACTCCAGTGTTTTCTCCCAAGAAaggtcagaaaaagaaaaatgctgaaaAGAAGCGCAAGAGATCCAAGGGAGATTCTGAGGCTTCTGAAGAAGACAGTGGCCCccatcagaagaagaaaaaaggcccCAGGACACCACCCGTAACCATGAAAGAAGAAGTGGTGGCAGCAGCACCTGAGAAAACTGCAGTAGTGGAAGTTGTTCCCAAGAGGGAGGACACAACGTTTAGTGACTGGTCAGATGAAGACGTTCCAGAGCGTGGGGAAACGGTTCTAGAAAGGACTTCTGAGGAGCCCCATAGAACTAGCCACCGTACACGAGGCGAAACCATGGAGGTTTCTCATGGGGTTGAAGAAACCCCTCACCTCCGCCCTGCAGAGCAGAAGCGTAGCAGCAGCCTCTGTAGCAACAGGAGCCGTACTTCAAGTAGACTCCGATCACCCTCTAATGATTCTGCACATCGCAGCGGAGATGACCAGGCGGCAGTTAAGAAGATCTTACACAGCAGTTCAAGCGACAGAGACCAGAGATGCCTTGAAATTGCAGGAGAGCGGAAGTCCAGAATCGATCAGCTGAAACGAGGGGTTGCCAGCCGTAGCACCTCTTCTG ATCGACAAGATTCAAGGAGTCACAGTTCAAGGCGAAGTTCTCCTGAATCTGATCGCCAAGGTCACTCCAGATCTGGGTCCTTTGACAGCAGAGAAAGAGTGCAGGACAGAGACCGACATGAGCATGATCGTGAACGGGAAAGAGAGAGACGAGACGGGAGGCAGAGAGATTGGGACCGAGAGGCAGCTAAATCAGAATGGTTGAGGAGCAGAGACCGGGACAGGATTCGGGAACGAGACAGACAGCGAGAAAAACGAAGAGATCTGGACCGTGAAAAAGAACGCCCGCTCtctgaaactctggaaagagagagaggtgtcAGCACTTCCTCTCAAGCAGAAATATCCAAGCACAGTGAGACAAAAGCAAGTAAAGATCATCAGGCTTTTGAGGCCACCTCTCTGGATTCTTCTTCCCAAGAGAAGGAAAGGCAGGATAAAGACCTAAGTTCTTTGCAAGGATTTGAAGATGGAATTGAAGCAGAGAAAGTGGAGAACGTAGAAG GTGGAGATgatgaaacaaaaatagatgaTATGCAGTCAATGGAATCCGGTGCTGGAGAATATGAGCCAATCAGTGATGATGAATTGGATGAAATTTTGGCAGGTGATGCTGAAAAAAGAGACGATCAGCAAGATGAGGAGAAGATGCCAG ATCCGGTGGATGTCATTGATGTAGATTGGTCTAGCCTGATGCCAAAACGGCCAAAAGAGCCCCGGGAGCCTGGAGCTGCTCTCTTAAAATTTACTCCAGCTGCTGTTATGTTAAGAGTTGGCATTTCTAAACAACTGGCTGGCCCTCAGCTCTTCACAAAGATAAAAGAAACTTGCCAGAGATCTTTGGAGAAACCTAAAG ATGCAGAGAGCCTTTTTGAGCATGAATTTGGGGCTTTGAATATGGCTGCCCTACTGCGAAAAGAAGAGCGAGCCGGACTGCTGTGCAACCTGGGTCCTTGCTGTAAAGCTCTTTGCTTTCGGAGGGATTCTGCAATCCGCAAGCAGCTTGTGAAAAATGAAAAG GGTACAACAAAACAAACCTACACAAATCCTCCAGTGGTGGACAATGAGTTGCTACGGCTAAGCCTTCGATTGTTTAAACGCAAGACTGTGCAGCAAGGGTCTGGACCAGATAAGACAGAAGACActaaactttcacaaccatatgtTCCAGAAATGTGCCTGTCCTGA